Part of the Nicotiana sylvestris chromosome 2, ASM39365v2, whole genome shotgun sequence genome, CCTGGGGAGGATGGGAGATACGCagtcttacccctaccctagaaaggcagagaggctgtttccaaatgaTAATGATCAACGAAGTAATACAAATTTTGAtctgcttttctttattttctggtTTCTTTCAGGTGGAATATCCTGAGGATATATCTGATAATCCAGATCAAGCTTTCAAAAAGTTAAGATACAAAACTTACAACTTTACATTAGCAACATATTGGTCACCATTTTTGGTATCAACGAAAGAAGCAGATAAAGATGGTCCAAGCCATACTGGAGTCTTCAACCTTTACCTTGATGAAGCAGACGAAAAATGGACCAACGAAATTGAAGGATACGACTATGTCATCTTAAATGCCGGCCATTGGTTTGCTCGGATTAGCGTCTACTACGAGAACAACCAACGAGTTGGCTGCAGGTACTGTGGACTGCCAAATGTCACTGCACTCCCACTTAACTATGCATACCAAAGGGCATTCAGAACTGCTCTTAAAGCCATCAATGACTTGGAAAATTTTAAGGGTGTAGCGATTCTTAGGACTTTTGCACCTTCTCATTTTGAAGGTGGGGACTGGAATAGTGGAGGGGATTGTGTAAGGACAAGGCCGTTCAGAAGTAATGAGACCGCGTTGGATGGTCAAAGCTTGGAGCAATACCAGATCCAAGTTGAAGAGTTTAAGGCTGCAGAGAAAGAAGGGAAGACGAAGGGGAAGAGATTCAGATTGATGGACACAACACAAGCAATGTTATTGAGACCAGATGGACATCCAAGTAAATATGGGCATTGGCCAAATGCGAATGTGGTATTGTACAATGACTGTGTTCATTGGTGCTTGCCTGGTCCTATTGATTCGTGGGCCGATTTCTTGTTTCATATGATCAAGATGGAGGGCACCAGATCCCTAGAGGAAAAGCTTCAATGAGAGCTAAACAATACAATGTACTCTGATTTTTTATTTGttcaattattttagaattgttGTTGTGATTTAAAGAGGAACTCTGTTTCTTGGATGGTTATGGTTGATGTGAAGATGTAACCATTGCACTGTcggaaagtgaaaaaaaaaaatgCCTTGTGAAATTTTATAGAGCTGATGATATTTCTCGCCATAGACCAAAAGAGTGTATATGGTTGCTGCAGCTATTGAACAACTTGATCAAGACTCCACTCCTGCGAGTATGATTCCAGTTTGCCAAAGCCATAGTCCTATAGCTTACAGGAAAAGAATATTTCTGAAAATAGAGGATACAATTTTTTATATTATCAGTTACATTTTTGACCAGCGGATGCAATTAATTTTGACCAATTTTGTATTTGCCCATCAAATTTCAGTGTTTGGTTCACCTTATTTGTAAACTTTCTACTTTCTACTTTCTACTGGAGACAACTAATCGTCACCACACGTTATGCCAAATAATTGTTTTAGAACACTAGTGGTATTTATGAGACACCAAACTCACCGACAATTTTCTTCCCCCTATCTCTAGTACCACCACCATTGCATATTGTACCACTACTTTTTCTCCTTCAACCCATTCGCTGCCTAGAATTTCACAAATCCGCAGAAGCGTGACACAGAGCTAAAAGTCATTTATAACAAGTGAGTTAGTTTAGGCCGTGGGAACTTTTTAATAGTCCTTCGTTTCATAATAAGCGATCAATTTGT contains:
- the LOC138868108 gene encoding protein trichome birefringence-like 19; amino-acid sequence: MELPFGKYSTSTQRTPKIFLLLVLAVIVLGLIPLYHPFNWYPADLLTQYPSEISPATYHAEEQKIKIKEPETCDIFSGEWVWNPDGPYYTNMTCFAIHEHQNCMKYGRPDSDYLKYRWKPNGCELPIFNPFQFLDMVRNKSLALVGDSVGRNQMQSLICLLGRVEYPEDISDNPDQAFKKLRYKTYNFTLATYWSPFLVSTKEADKDGPSHTGVFNLYLDEADEKWTNEIEGYDYVILNAGHWFARISVYYENNQRVGCRYCGLPNVTALPLNYAYQRAFRTALKAINDLENFKGVAILRTFAPSHFEGGDWNSGGDCVRTRPFRSNETALDGQSLEQYQIQVEEFKAAEKEGKTKGKRFRLMDTTQAMLLRPDGHPSKYGHWPNANVVLYNDCVHWCLPGPIDSWADFLFHMIKMEGTRSLEEKLQ